One window of the Eucalyptus grandis isolate ANBG69807.140 chromosome 6, ASM1654582v1, whole genome shotgun sequence genome contains the following:
- the LOC104449218 gene encoding magnesium transporter MRS2-I isoform X2: MGREGSVVPADPQQQQQAAKKKGQPSRSWILLDTAGRGTVLNVDKYAIMHRVQIHARDLRILDPLLSYPSAILGRERAIVVNLEHIKAIITAEEVLLRDPSDINVIPVVEELQRRLAVNAICQGQDDAEEYSHVQNDVEADEDDESPFEFRALEVALEAICSFLAARTTELETAAYPALDELTSKISSRNLDRVRKLKSAMTRLTARVQKVRDELEQLLDDDDDMADLYLSRKQVGASSPISGSGAQNWFPASPTIGSKISRASRASVATVRGDEDDVEELEMLLEAYFMQIDGTLNKLTTLREYIDDTEDYINIQLELFLSSGTVSLSIYSLVAAIFGMNIPYDWNNNHGYMFKWVVIVTGTACAFLFIVVIAYARHKGLVGS; the protein is encoded by the exons ATGGGTCGAGAAGGGAGCGTGGTGCCGGCGGacccgcagcagcagcagcaggcgGCGAAGAAGAAGGGCCAGCCGTCGCGGAGCTGGATCCTCCTCGACACGGCGGGGCGGGGGACGGTGCTCAACGTCGACAAGTACGCCATCATGCACCGCGTGCAGATCCACGCGCGGGACCTCCGCATCCTCGACCCGCTCTTGTCCTACCCCTCCGCCATCCTCGGCCGTGAGAGGGCCATCGTCGTCAATTTGGAg caTATCAAGGCAATTATCACTGCCGAAGAG GTGTTGCTTCGAGACCCATCAGATATAAATGTCATACCAGTTGTTGAGGAGCTCCAACGGCGATTAGCTGTAAATGCCATATGCCAGGGTCAAGATGATGCAGAGGAGTACTCTCATGTACAGAATGATGTTGAagctgatgaagatgatg AGTCTCCATTTGAATTTCGTGCCTTGGAGGTAGCTTTGGAAGCAATTTGTAGCTTTCTTGCAGCACGTACTACTGAATTGGAGACTGCTGCTTATCCTGCTTTAGATGAGCTCACCTCAAAA ATTAGCAGCCGTAACTTGGATAGGGTTCGTAAATTGAAGAGTGCGATGACAAGGCTAACAGCAAGGGTGCAAAAG GTAAGGGATGAGCTTGAGCAACTactagatgatgatgatgatatggctGACTTGTATTTGTCAAGAAAACAAGTTGGTGCATCTTCCCCTATAAGTGGTTCAGGAGCCCAAAATTGGTTTCCTGCTTCCCCTACCATTGGCTCAAAAATATCTCGAGCCAGTAGGGCGAGTGTGGCAACAGTTCGTGGagatgaagatgatgttgaGGAGTTGGAAATGTTACTTGAG gctTACTTTATGCAAATTGATGGCACATTGAACAAGCTGACAACA CTTCGGGAATATATCGATGACACTGAGGACTACATTAACATCCAG CTAGAGCTCTTCCTGAGTTCAGGAACTGTTTCTTTGTCCATCTATTCTTTGGTTGCTGCCATTTTCGGCATGAACATACCTTATGATTGGAACAATAACCATGGCTACATGTTCAAATGG GTTGTGATCGTGACTGGAACCGCTTGCGCATTCTTATTCATCGTTGTAATTGCATATGCTCGTCATAAGGGATTAGTTGGATCTTGA
- the LOC120294893 gene encoding peptide chain release factor PrfB3, chloroplastic-like, whose translation MISGSETGSTIDEVSLAAVDIIPLFRGSAPDLKISEEDLLILCLLSSPEVKVIEGRSGVVIQHVLTGFVVQSSGERSIFANKIKALNPLKDKLLVAASDVGVPGINGFKKENVFDIWRDEVRRYVLYPRKHVKDVRSGVEMPGQYSVLGGNIEPLIRAHIQTRLSNEMPP comes from the exons ATGATAAGTGGTTCAGAAACTGGATCAACAATTGATGAG GTTAGCCTAGCAGCTGTCGATATAATTCCTCTGTTCCGTGGTTCAGCCCCTGACCTAAAAATTAGTGAGGAGGATTTGCTAATCTTGTGCCTATTGTCATCGCCTGAAGTAAAAGTCATTGAAGGCCGGTCTGGAGTTGTTATTCAGCATGTTCTTACTGGTTTTGTCGTCCAATCTTCGG GTGAAAGGAGCATTTTTGCAAATAAGATTAAGGCCCTCAACCCGTTGAAGGATAAGCTTCTTGTCGCAGCCAGCGATGTAGGAGTTCCAGGCATAAATggcttcaagaaagaaaatgtgtTCGACATATGGCGAGACGAGGTCCGAAGATACGTTCTTTACCCTCGCAAGCATGTGAAAGATGTAAGAAGTGGTGTTGAAATGCCTGGCCAGTATTCTGTTTTGGGCGGTAATATAGAACCTCTGATTAGAGCCCATATCCAGACGAGACTCTCAAATGAAATGCCTCCATAG
- the LOC104449218 gene encoding magnesium transporter MRS2-I isoform X1: MGREGSVVPADPQQQQQAAKKKGQPSRSWILLDTAGRGTVLNVDKYAIMHRVQIHARDLRILDPLLSYPSAILGRERAIVVNLEHIKAIITAEEVLLRDPSDINVIPVVEELQRRLAVNAICQGQDDAEEYSHVQNDVEADEDDESPFEFRALEVALEAICSFLAARTTELETAAYPALDELTSKISSRNLDRVRKLKSAMTRLTARVQKVRDELEQLLDDDDDMADLYLSRKQVGASSPISGSGAQNWFPASPTIGSKISRASRASVATVRGDEDDVEELEMLLEAYFMQIDGTLNKLTTLREYIDDTEDYINIQLDNHRNQLIQLELFLSSGTVSLSIYSLVAAIFGMNIPYDWNNNHGYMFKWVVIVTGTACAFLFIVVIAYARHKGLVGS, encoded by the exons ATGGGTCGAGAAGGGAGCGTGGTGCCGGCGGacccgcagcagcagcagcaggcgGCGAAGAAGAAGGGCCAGCCGTCGCGGAGCTGGATCCTCCTCGACACGGCGGGGCGGGGGACGGTGCTCAACGTCGACAAGTACGCCATCATGCACCGCGTGCAGATCCACGCGCGGGACCTCCGCATCCTCGACCCGCTCTTGTCCTACCCCTCCGCCATCCTCGGCCGTGAGAGGGCCATCGTCGTCAATTTGGAg caTATCAAGGCAATTATCACTGCCGAAGAG GTGTTGCTTCGAGACCCATCAGATATAAATGTCATACCAGTTGTTGAGGAGCTCCAACGGCGATTAGCTGTAAATGCCATATGCCAGGGTCAAGATGATGCAGAGGAGTACTCTCATGTACAGAATGATGTTGAagctgatgaagatgatg AGTCTCCATTTGAATTTCGTGCCTTGGAGGTAGCTTTGGAAGCAATTTGTAGCTTTCTTGCAGCACGTACTACTGAATTGGAGACTGCTGCTTATCCTGCTTTAGATGAGCTCACCTCAAAA ATTAGCAGCCGTAACTTGGATAGGGTTCGTAAATTGAAGAGTGCGATGACAAGGCTAACAGCAAGGGTGCAAAAG GTAAGGGATGAGCTTGAGCAACTactagatgatgatgatgatatggctGACTTGTATTTGTCAAGAAAACAAGTTGGTGCATCTTCCCCTATAAGTGGTTCAGGAGCCCAAAATTGGTTTCCTGCTTCCCCTACCATTGGCTCAAAAATATCTCGAGCCAGTAGGGCGAGTGTGGCAACAGTTCGTGGagatgaagatgatgttgaGGAGTTGGAAATGTTACTTGAG gctTACTTTATGCAAATTGATGGCACATTGAACAAGCTGACAACA CTTCGGGAATATATCGATGACACTGAGGACTACATTAACATCCAG CTTGATAATCACCGGAATCAGCTGATTCAg CTAGAGCTCTTCCTGAGTTCAGGAACTGTTTCTTTGTCCATCTATTCTTTGGTTGCTGCCATTTTCGGCATGAACATACCTTATGATTGGAACAATAACCATGGCTACATGTTCAAATGG GTTGTGATCGTGACTGGAACCGCTTGCGCATTCTTATTCATCGTTGTAATTGCATATGCTCGTCATAAGGGATTAGTTGGATCTTGA
- the LOC120294791 gene encoding DNA-(apurinic or apyrimidinic site) endonuclease, chloroplastic-like, whose product MFLISVINLIVMRLQGNKRSAGFSIEERESFETNFLSRGFVDTFRRQYPHAVGYTYWGYRHGGRKTNKGWWLDYFLVSESIADKVHDSYILPYITSSDHSPIGLILKL is encoded by the exons atgtttcttatttctgtcaTTAATCTGATTGTCATGAGACTCCAGGGAAATAAAAGAAGTGCTGGATTTTCAATTGAAGAAAGGGAATCTTTTGAGACCAACTTCCTCTCGAGGGGCTTTGTTGATACCTTTAGAAGACAGTATCCTCATGCTGTTGGTTATACTTATTGGGGTTATCGGCATGGTGGGAGGAAGACAAATAAAG GGTGGTGGCTcgattattttcttgtttcagaATCTATAGCAGACAAAGTTCATGACTCGTACATCCTTCCTTATATCACCAGTAGTGATCATAGTCCTATTGGCCTGATTCTCAAGCTTTAG